One window of the Natrinema sp. CBA1119 genome contains the following:
- a CDS encoding S8 family serine peptidase — protein sequence MEEYRSVSRRSLIKGIGGSGIIGAVGTASGSDRTGADDREVYIVLGGGSGLRSRLSRAGFEVRHELADGAVFIVQGPKAKRDELRSMAAVTDAVTNETYVFDDIEQSEGEVVRRDEPLSDKQWDKRLIRADAAHDRATGDGTTIAIIDSGVSFNHPDLASRIDADRSRFVRNAHVHAGTGEVRTATNSGLVLKPTERVTRPVAADVDGHGSHVAGIAAAPRNGSGIVGMAPDASIVSLRTMFFDPVYSYGGTTYSQLIGTLADILIAIDYAVDLGVDVVNASIRGIRPNNSRAFAAVRRVVQHAMQQGVVVVAAAGNRGVNVDRESDYVLPAETPGTVTVAATGPTDKRSSYSNYGNGTVDVAAPGGGYETRAKTRTTDPDAVAYPYPTNYVLSTVPKSIYGKRYLYKPGTSMAAPQVAGLACLLRELAPDLHPRRVRQAITQGAVELSGDNTDGLGAGRIDAPAAIERISDRL from the coding sequence ATGGAAGAGTACAGAAGCGTTTCGAGGCGGTCGCTGATCAAAGGGATCGGTGGGAGTGGCATCATCGGTGCGGTCGGAACCGCTAGCGGGAGCGACCGGACTGGGGCGGACGACCGCGAGGTCTATATCGTTCTCGGTGGGGGGAGTGGGCTCCGCTCCCGACTCTCGAGGGCCGGGTTCGAAGTACGACACGAACTGGCCGACGGAGCGGTTTTCATCGTTCAAGGGCCGAAAGCGAAGCGCGACGAGCTTCGGTCGATGGCGGCCGTCACTGACGCCGTCACGAACGAAACGTACGTTTTCGACGATATCGAACAAAGCGAGGGCGAGGTGGTTCGCAGGGACGAGCCGTTGTCCGACAAACAGTGGGATAAGCGACTCATCCGCGCGGACGCGGCCCACGACCGGGCGACCGGCGATGGAACGACGATCGCGATTATCGACTCGGGAGTCAGTTTCAACCACCCGGATCTCGCGTCGCGAATCGATGCCGACCGGAGCCGATTCGTTCGAAACGCACACGTCCACGCCGGAACCGGAGAGGTGCGGACGGCGACGAACTCCGGACTCGTACTGAAGCCGACCGAACGGGTCACACGGCCCGTCGCCGCCGACGTCGATGGACACGGCTCCCACGTCGCCGGCATCGCCGCCGCACCGCGCAACGGCTCCGGGATCGTCGGGATGGCCCCCGATGCGTCGATCGTCTCGCTTCGCACGATGTTTTTCGACCCCGTGTACTCCTACGGCGGGACGACGTACAGCCAGCTTATCGGGACGCTCGCGGACATCCTCATCGCGATCGACTACGCCGTCGATCTCGGCGTCGACGTGGTCAACGCGAGCATTCGCGGAATCCGACCCAACAACAGCCGCGCGTTCGCCGCGGTGCGCCGCGTCGTGCAACACGCGATGCAACAAGGAGTCGTAGTCGTGGCCGCCGCTGGCAACAGAGGGGTCAACGTCGACCGTGAATCCGACTACGTGCTCCCCGCCGAGACCCCCGGAACGGTCACCGTCGCGGCGACCGGCCCGACCGACAAACGCAGCAGCTACTCGAACTACGGTAACGGGACGGTCGACGTCGCTGCGCCCGGCGGCGGCTACGAGACGCGAGCGAAAACACGGACGACCGATCCCGACGCGGTCGCGTACCCGTATCCGACGAACTACGTCCTCTCAACGGTCCCGAAATCGATTTACGGCAAGCGATATCTGTACAAACCCGGCACGTCGATGGCGGCACCGCAGGTCGCCGGACTCGCCTGCTTGCTCCGCGAGCTCGCGCCCGACCTGCACCCGCGGCGCGTCCGACAGGCGATCACGCAGGGTGCAGTTGAACTCTCGGGAGACAACACCGACGGACTTGGTGCCGGCCGTATCGATGCACCCGCCGCGATCGAGCGGATCTCGGATCGTCTCTGA
- a CDS encoding metal-dependent hydrolase: protein MNKKGHVLNAVLLSIGLGYLLEPAGDMGTFRTIVMIGVPVTLGALFPDVDTAFGKHRKTLHNLPILIGFVAFPFVFGNLEYVWIGVLTHYVLDIAGSKRGIALFYPLWKEEFGLPIGVAVSSKRADLMMVIVTVGELALAAALVFEVPRWGFEMGRQVLGL, encoded by the coding sequence ATGAACAAGAAGGGCCACGTGCTGAACGCCGTTCTGCTGAGCATCGGGTTGGGTTATCTGCTCGAGCCGGCGGGGGATATGGGGACGTTCAGAACGATCGTGATGATCGGCGTGCCTGTGACGCTCGGAGCGCTCTTTCCGGACGTCGACACCGCCTTCGGCAAACACCGGAAGACGCTGCACAACCTGCCGATTCTGATCGGATTCGTCGCCTTCCCGTTCGTGTTCGGCAACCTCGAGTACGTCTGGATTGGCGTGTTGACCCATTACGTTCTCGATATCGCCGGGAGCAAGCGCGGTATCGCGCTGTTTTACCCGCTCTGGAAGGAAGAGTTCGGACTCCCGATCGGCGTCGCGGTCAGCAGTAAACGCGCGGATCTCATGATGGTAATCGTCACCGTCGGCGAACTGGCCCTCGCCGCCGCGCTCGTGTTCGAAGTCCCCCGGTGGGGCTTCGAGATGGGGCGACAGGTACTCGGGCTGTAG
- a CDS encoding universal stress protein → MYRVLLPVDENESRARAQATAVRDLPGAATDVSVDVLHVREETGGTDAEWAAGGFAEEYADEMARVTDDDSLPASVEAAVDALEEGDLEWRVRTATRDPADAILEAAAASDSDAIVVGVEGRSPVGKALFGSVAQSVILEGDRPVTVVSDE, encoded by the coding sequence ATGTACCGCGTTCTACTGCCAGTCGACGAGAACGAATCGCGGGCGCGGGCCCAGGCCACCGCCGTCCGCGACCTCCCGGGCGCGGCGACGGACGTGTCGGTCGACGTCCTCCACGTCCGCGAGGAAACGGGAGGAACCGACGCCGAGTGGGCGGCGGGCGGGTTCGCCGAGGAGTACGCCGATGAAATGGCGCGAGTCACCGACGACGATTCGCTCCCCGCGTCGGTCGAGGCGGCGGTCGACGCACTCGAGGAGGGGGATCTCGAGTGGCGGGTCCGCACGGCCACTAGAGATCCCGCGGACGCGATCCTCGAGGCGGCAGCGGCGTCCGACAGCGACGCGATCGTCGTCGGCGTCGAAGGCCGATCGCCCGTCGGCAAGGCGCTCTTCGGGAGCGTCGCCCAGTCCGTGATTCTCGAGGGGGATCGGCCGGTGACGGTCGTTTCCGACGAATAG
- a CDS encoding tautomerase, whose protein sequence is MPLLQFDTTLSLSDEKKAALADRVTELYTSEMETTRGHVAVTIRERDEADLHLGRAVDGPLLFLDAEIRRGRSFERKRAFALATFGYVGDSFDIPEENMKAVFTEHPGESMMGVDRVGGEWNEDGGAE, encoded by the coding sequence ATGCCGCTGTTGCAGTTCGATACGACGCTGTCGCTCTCGGATGAGAAAAAGGCTGCCCTCGCCGACCGGGTAACGGAGCTGTACACGTCTGAGATGGAGACGACGCGGGGACACGTCGCCGTGACGATCCGCGAACGCGACGAGGCCGATCTCCACCTCGGGCGGGCCGTCGACGGACCGCTGCTCTTTCTCGACGCGGAGATCCGCCGCGGCCGTTCGTTCGAGCGGAAGCGAGCGTTCGCGCTCGCTACGTTTGGGTACGTCGGGGATAGCTTCGACATCCCCGAGGAGAACATGAAGGCCGTCTTCACCGAACACCCCGGCGAGTCGATGATGGGCGTCGACCGCGTCGGCGGCGAGTGGAACGAGGACGGCGGCGCGGAGTGA
- the purF gene encoding amidophosphoribosyltransferase, with protein sequence MTEKCGVVGVSLDGRDAARPLYYALYALQHRGQESAGIVTHDGFQQHSHVEMGLVGDAFGEDDLDALNGSAGIGHVRYPTAGSVDSSCAQPFSVSFKSGSLGLSHNGNLVNADEIRDELAAAGHAFTSDGDTEVIAHDLARNLLEEDLVRAVKRTMGRIHGSYSLTITHDDTVLGVRDPQGNRPLCIGELEDGYILASESAAIDTLDGELVRDVRPGELVVLQEDGDGFDSYQLVEQENTAHCFFEHVYFARPDSVIDDTLVYEARRNLGRKLWSESGVETDVVMPVPDSGRAFASGYADAASETTADGEPRAADDDGVEFAEGLMKNRYVGRTFIMPTQDERERAVRLKLNPIKSTIEGKTVTVIDDSIVRGTTSTQLVQLLKDCGAEEVHVRIGAPAIVAPCYMGIDMATREELIAADKSTAEIRDEIDADSLAYLSTDAVADVLEKDRLDLCLGCVTGEYPYDIEGEETDRDVSRPDVGGTQLPADD encoded by the coding sequence ATGACCGAAAAGTGCGGCGTCGTCGGCGTCTCACTTGACGGTCGGGACGCGGCGCGACCGTTGTACTACGCGCTTTACGCACTCCAGCATCGCGGGCAAGAGTCCGCAGGAATCGTTACCCACGACGGCTTTCAGCAGCACAGCCATGTCGAGATGGGGCTCGTGGGCGACGCGTTCGGCGAGGACGATCTCGATGCGCTCAACGGATCGGCAGGAATCGGGCACGTTCGGTATCCGACTGCCGGCTCGGTCGACTCCTCCTGTGCACAGCCGTTCTCTGTCTCGTTCAAGAGCGGTTCGCTCGGCCTTTCGCACAACGGCAACCTCGTCAACGCCGACGAGATCCGCGACGAACTCGCCGCCGCGGGCCACGCGTTCACCAGCGACGGCGACACCGAGGTCATCGCCCACGACCTCGCGCGCAACCTCCTCGAGGAGGACCTCGTCCGCGCCGTCAAACGGACGATGGGGCGGATCCACGGCTCGTACTCGCTGACGATCACCCACGACGACACCGTTCTCGGCGTCCGCGATCCGCAGGGGAACCGCCCGCTGTGCATCGGGGAACTCGAGGACGGCTACATTCTCGCGTCGGAGTCGGCGGCGATCGACACGTTAGACGGTGAACTCGTCCGCGACGTCCGGCCGGGTGAACTCGTCGTCCTGCAGGAGGACGGCGACGGCTTCGACTCCTACCAACTCGTCGAACAGGAGAACACCGCCCACTGCTTCTTCGAACACGTCTACTTCGCGCGCCCCGACAGCGTCATCGACGACACGCTCGTCTACGAGGCGCGCCGCAATCTCGGCCGGAAGCTCTGGTCGGAAAGCGGCGTCGAAACCGATGTCGTGATGCCCGTCCCCGACTCCGGGCGGGCCTTTGCCTCGGGCTACGCCGACGCCGCGAGCGAGACGACTGCCGACGGCGAGCCCCGAGCCGCGGACGACGACGGCGTCGAGTTCGCCGAGGGGCTGATGAAGAATCGCTACGTCGGCCGGACGTTCATCATGCCGACCCAGGACGAGCGCGAGCGCGCGGTGCGGCTCAAGCTCAACCCGATCAAATCCACGATCGAGGGCAAGACCGTCACCGTCATCGACGACAGCATCGTCCGCGGGACCACCTCGACACAGCTCGTCCAGCTCCTCAAGGACTGCGGGGCCGAGGAAGTCCACGTCCGCATCGGCGCGCCGGCCATCGTCGCCCCCTGCTACATGGGCATCGACATGGCCACCCGTGAGGAGCTCATCGCAGCCGACAAATCGACCGCCGAAATCCGCGACGAGATCGACGCCGACAGTCTCGCCTACCTCTCGACCGACGCCGTCGCCGACGTGCTCGAGAAGGACCGACTCGACCTCTGTCTGGGCTGCGTGACCGGCGAGTACCCCTACGATATCGAGGGCGAGGAGACCGACCGCGACGTGAGCCGGCCCGATGTGGGCGGGACGCAGTTGCCCGCGGACGACTAG
- a CDS encoding TRC40/GET3/ArsA family transport-energizing ATPase, protein MSGIDVEPVDEEAEAREGNSDDAHTIEVTPTDSVDDAEPAERETIDVEPSDEPIDGPEYVLYGGKGGVGKTTMAAATALDSARGGTRTLVVSTDPAHSLSDTFETDIPADPGRIRDDIPLYAAEIDPEAAIEEGETPFGGSSASTDANSGPGPGSDEGTPFGGDDAGSSPFPGGAGGDGGPLGGLGEMLGGESPMDALFGGAMPGADEAAAMQLLLEYMDDDRFDRVIVDTAPTGHTLRLLQLPEIMDTMMGRLVKFRQQIGGMLDGVKGMFGGGEDTEKDDLEDLDVLRERIERLRAALRDPARTDFRIVMVPEEMSVFESKRLRQQLREFEIPVGTVVVNRVMEPLSNVTDDVDGEFLQPNLDDCAFCQRRWDVQQNALAEAQDLFRGTEVRRVPLFADEVRGEAMLEVVAACLR, encoded by the coding sequence ATGAGTGGCATCGACGTCGAACCGGTCGACGAGGAAGCCGAGGCGAGGGAGGGGAACAGCGACGACGCACACACCATCGAGGTGACGCCGACGGACTCGGTCGACGACGCGGAGCCAGCGGAACGCGAGACGATCGACGTCGAGCCGTCGGACGAGCCGATCGACGGCCCCGAGTACGTCCTCTACGGCGGCAAAGGCGGCGTCGGGAAGACGACGATGGCAGCTGCGACGGCGCTCGACAGCGCCCGCGGCGGCACCAGGACGCTGGTCGTCTCGACCGATCCGGCGCACTCGCTCTCGGATACCTTCGAGACCGACATCCCGGCCGACCCCGGACGGATCCGCGACGACATCCCCCTCTACGCGGCCGAAATCGATCCCGAGGCCGCGATCGAGGAGGGCGAGACTCCCTTCGGGGGCTCGAGCGCGAGTACGGACGCGAATTCGGGACCCGGACCTGGATCCGACGAGGGAACGCCCTTTGGCGGCGATGACGCCGGCAGCTCCCCGTTCCCCGGTGGCGCTGGCGGCGATGGCGGTCCGCTCGGCGGCCTCGGCGAGATGCTCGGCGGCGAGTCGCCGATGGACGCCCTCTTCGGCGGCGCGATGCCCGGAGCCGACGAGGCCGCCGCGATGCAACTCCTGCTCGAGTACATGGACGACGACCGGTTCGATCGCGTGATCGTCGACACGGCACCGACGGGCCACACCCTCCGACTGCTCCAGTTGCCCGAGATCATGGACACGATGATGGGCCGGCTCGTCAAGTTCCGCCAGCAGATCGGCGGAATGCTCGACGGCGTCAAGGGGATGTTCGGCGGGGGCGAAGACACCGAGAAGGACGATCTCGAGGATCTGGACGTGTTGCGCGAACGCATCGAGCGCCTGCGGGCGGCCCTGCGCGATCCCGCGCGGACGGACTTCCGGATCGTTATGGTCCCCGAGGAGATGAGCGTCTTCGAGTCGAAGCGCCTGCGCCAGCAACTCCGAGAGTTCGAGATCCCCGTGGGCACCGTCGTCGTCAACCGAGTGATGGAGCCGCTGTCGAACGTCACCGACGACGTCGACGGCGAGTTCCTGCAGCCGAACCTCGACGACTGCGCGTTTTGCCAGCGGCGCTGGGACGTCCAGCAGAACGCACTGGCGGAGGCCCAGGACCTTTTCCGCGGCACCGAGGTCCGGCGCGTCCCGCTGTTCGCCGACGAGGTCCGCGGCGAGGCGATGCTCGAGGTCGTGGCGGCCTGTCTGCGGTAG
- a CDS encoding CinA family protein — MNDDIDRDLPMDIADALRHREETLAVAESCTGGLIGAAITAVPGASDYFDAGLTTYAYDAKRRHLGVSRESLDEHGAVSEPVAREMARGIRDVADVTWGLSTTGVAGPTGGSADTPVGTVYIGVSYAGPWGSEESYATVSRYEFDGDRADVRAETVDRALADLLSELEARETSR; from the coding sequence GTGAACGACGACATCGACCGCGACCTGCCGATGGACATCGCCGACGCGCTTCGCCATCGCGAGGAGACGCTGGCGGTCGCCGAATCCTGCACCGGTGGACTGATCGGCGCGGCGATCACCGCCGTTCCGGGCGCGAGCGACTACTTCGACGCCGGGCTGACGACGTACGCCTACGACGCCAAGCGCCGACACCTCGGGGTCAGTCGCGAATCGCTGGACGAACACGGTGCCGTCTCCGAGCCGGTCGCGCGCGAGATGGCTCGCGGAATCCGCGATGTCGCGGACGTAACGTGGGGTCTCTCGACGACCGGTGTCGCCGGCCCGACCGGGGGCAGCGCCGACACGCCGGTCGGCACCGTCTACATCGGCGTTTCCTACGCGGGACCGTGGGGCAGCGAGGAGTCGTACGCGACCGTCTCGAGATACGAGTTCGACGGCGACCGCGCCGACGTTCGCGCCGAGACCGTCGATCGGGCGCTCGCGGACCTGCTTTCGGAACTCGAGGCGCGGGAGACGAGTCGCTGA
- a CDS encoding DASS family sodium-coupled anion symporter: METERASTSRSVTRRLWSYLWVVNARTKAYLTLDAPAMIADMDDLEPEERRLAQRVFPDGGRDRDERGDLDPADGTGTDPDDGGSGGDRGDGGGSPFDVGGTYDLRQRIGFVLGPLLFALIFLSPTPDGLSAAGKAVAAVTAWVAVWWMSEAIPIPATSLLPIVLFPLTGALPVADTTPSYGHPLIFLFMGGFFLAMAMQRWGLHRRIALRTIKAVGTEPSRLILGFMLATAFLSMWVSNSATVMMMVPIALAVIYQTADLVDEANLEVDTSEGNFSFGIALMLCIAYGASVGGVSTLIGTPPNVLFAGQADALFDQSVSFAEWMLYGVPISAIGLVAVYVYVTRAVSPEFEELPAGADTIDRELERLGPMVRQEKMVAVVFVGMAAAWIGASLIDPLLGITPPEDADTIVAIGGAMVLFTLPTETEDGDHTFLLDWTNAVDIPWGVILLFGGGLAIASGFGDTGLAAWIGERLELLGGVPMIAILFAVVVMTIFLTEVTSNTATTAMLMPILAGVAVGIGVHPFGLMIAGATAASFAFMLPVATPPNAIVFGSGYITLPQMAKIGVGLNVIGIILITLVAVGWLPIAWGIEIGTLPTEFADAFQG; the protein is encoded by the coding sequence ATGGAGACGGAGCGAGCGTCGACCTCCAGATCGGTCACACGGCGGTTGTGGTCGTACCTGTGGGTCGTCAACGCCCGAACGAAGGCGTATCTCACGCTCGACGCGCCGGCCATGATCGCCGATATGGACGATCTCGAGCCCGAAGAGCGACGCCTCGCTCAGCGGGTGTTTCCCGACGGCGGTCGCGATCGCGACGAACGCGGCGATCTCGATCCCGCCGACGGGACCGGAACCGACCCCGATGACGGCGGCTCCGGAGGCGACCGTGGCGACGGCGGTGGTTCCCCGTTCGACGTCGGCGGGACGTACGATCTCCGGCAGCGGATTGGGTTCGTTCTCGGGCCGCTCCTGTTCGCGCTGATCTTCCTCTCGCCGACGCCGGACGGCCTCTCGGCCGCGGGGAAGGCGGTCGCCGCCGTCACCGCGTGGGTCGCCGTCTGGTGGATGTCCGAGGCCATCCCGATCCCCGCGACATCGCTGTTGCCGATCGTCCTCTTTCCGCTGACCGGCGCGCTGCCCGTCGCGGACACGACGCCCTCCTACGGCCATCCGTTGATCTTCCTGTTCATGGGCGGGTTCTTCCTCGCGATGGCGATGCAGCGATGGGGCCTCCACCGGCGGATCGCGCTGCGGACGATCAAGGCCGTCGGCACCGAGCCCTCGCGGCTCATCCTCGGCTTCATGCTCGCCACGGCGTTCCTCTCGATGTGGGTCTCCAACAGCGCGACCGTGATGATGATGGTCCCCATCGCGCTGGCGGTCATCTACCAGACCGCCGATCTGGTCGACGAGGCCAACCTCGAGGTGGACACCAGCGAGGGGAACTTCTCCTTCGGCATCGCGCTGATGCTCTGTATCGCCTACGGCGCGTCCGTCGGCGGCGTCTCGACGCTCATCGGAACGCCGCCAAACGTCCTCTTCGCGGGCCAGGCCGACGCGCTCTTCGACCAATCGGTTTCCTTCGCGGAGTGGATGCTCTACGGCGTCCCGATCTCCGCGATCGGTCTCGTCGCCGTCTACGTCTACGTCACTCGCGCGGTGTCGCCCGAGTTCGAGGAACTCCCCGCCGGCGCGGACACGATCGACCGCGAACTCGAGCGGCTCGGGCCGATGGTTCGGCAGGAAAAAATGGTCGCCGTCGTCTTCGTCGGGATGGCGGCGGCCTGGATCGGTGCCAGCCTGATCGATCCCCTCCTCGGGATCACGCCGCCGGAGGACGCCGACACGATTGTGGCCATCGGCGGCGCGATGGTCCTGTTTACCCTACCGACGGAGACCGAAGACGGCGACCACACCTTCCTGCTCGACTGGACGAACGCCGTCGACATCCCGTGGGGCGTTATCCTGCTCTTTGGCGGCGGCCTCGCGATCGCCAGCGGCTTCGGTGACACCGGGCTCGCGGCCTGGATCGGCGAGCGCCTCGAGTTGCTCGGCGGCGTCCCGATGATCGCCATCCTGTTCGCCGTGGTCGTGATGACCATCTTCCTGACGGAGGTCACCTCGAACACGGCGACGACGGCGATGTTGATGCCCATTCTCGCGGGCGTCGCGGTCGGCATCGGCGTCCACCCCTTCGGACTCATGATCGCCGGCGCGACCGCGGCCTCCTTCGCGTTCATGCTCCCGGTCGCGACCCCGCCGAACGCGATCGTCTTCGGCAGCGGCTACATCACGCTGCCCCAGATGGCCAAGATCGGCGTCGGATTGAACGTCATCGGAATTATCCTCATTACGCTCGTCGCGGTCGGCTGGCTGCCGATCGCCTGGGGAATCGAGATCGGAACGCTCCCGACGGAGTTCGCGGACGCGTTCCAAGGATAA
- a CDS encoding IS5 family transposase: MSKISRFTSKVVQLAKNAVGERGEVAAPEGGGGFAEYAVVSLHCLRVYLEKSYREALDLLSEMPQILGEIGLEPTDLPDHSTLVKWFDRIKTALWRVLLRLSAQLHGQSGHAAIDATFFDRENASKHYCRRTNYRVQTLKATALVDTESQAILDVHCTTEKRHDTQLGWQVARRNAGDLASLAADKGYDWMDLREKLREDGVRPLIKHREFRPIDHAHNARIDGPRYRQRAMCETVFSTIKRTLGDAVRARTWYGEFRELVLMCVVHNTKRSLKQ; the protein is encoded by the coding sequence ATGTCGAAAATCTCCCGCTTCACGAGCAAAGTCGTTCAGTTAGCTAAAAATGCTGTTGGTGAGCGAGGCGAAGTCGCCGCCCCCGAAGGGGGTGGCGGCTTCGCCGAGTATGCGGTAGTGTCGCTGCACTGTCTGCGGGTTTACCTGGAAAAATCCTACCGAGAAGCACTCGATTTGCTGAGCGAGATGCCACAAATACTCGGGGAGATCGGCCTTGAACCGACCGATCTCCCCGATCACTCGACGCTAGTCAAGTGGTTTGATAGGATTAAGACCGCACTCTGGCGAGTGCTGCTGCGCCTCTCGGCGCAGCTGCACGGCCAGAGCGGTCACGCCGCCATTGACGCGACGTTTTTCGACCGCGAAAACGCTAGCAAACACTACTGCCGTCGGACGAATTACCGGGTTCAGACGCTCAAAGCGACAGCTCTCGTCGACACAGAAAGCCAAGCAATTCTGGACGTTCACTGTACGACCGAGAAACGCCACGACACACAGCTCGGCTGGCAGGTCGCCCGCCGCAACGCGGGCGACCTCGCCAGCCTCGCTGCCGACAAAGGCTACGACTGGATGGATTTACGCGAAAAACTCCGCGAAGACGGCGTGAGACCGCTGATCAAACATCGTGAGTTTCGGCCCATCGATCACGCGCATAACGCGCGGATCGATGGGCCTCGATACCGCCAACGAGCGATGTGTGAGACCGTCTTTTCAACGATCAAGCGCACGCTCGGCGACGCCGTGCGTGCGCGAACTTGGTACGGTGAATTTCGTGAACTCGTTTTGATGTGTGTGGTTCACAACACCAAGCGATCTCTAAAACAGTGA
- a CDS encoding DUF5789 family protein translates to MSDEEAEPAVSLGESIPVEGAPLARVSSRLTWPKEKSEVDRLEGESVIRTPDGPRELSAVLEDIDETYFQRHQEFEANVRDVIGTGPIPTADE, encoded by the coding sequence ATGAGTGACGAGGAGGCGGAGCCGGCAGTCTCACTCGGAGAGTCGATCCCCGTCGAGGGTGCGCCGCTCGCCCGCGTGAGTTCGCGACTGACCTGGCCGAAAGAGAAGAGCGAAGTCGACCGACTCGAGGGCGAGAGCGTGATCCGGACCCCTGACGGCCCCCGCGAGCTGTCCGCCGTACTCGAGGACATCGATGAGACGTACTTCCAGCGCCACCAGGAGTTCGAAGCGAACGTCCGGGACGTGATCGGTACCGGACCGATTCCGACCGCGGACGAGTAA
- a CDS encoding twin-arginine translocation signal domain-containing protein yields the protein MQRRQFLGTAAVATVGLAG from the coding sequence ATGCAACGACGACAGTTCCTGGGGACGGCCGCTGTGGCAACGGTCGGACTCGCCGGCTGA
- a CDS encoding pyridoxal phosphate-dependent aminotransferase — protein MNYETPLFFRVMEYADAAERDVIDMVSGNPDWEPPEALREGLREYADLEPDRFQYPPSEGLLELREEIAARRGVDVDQIVVTNGAGEANYLAMARALERERGSEILLTDPVYPYYPGKTTMLGGTQRFVAADDEGQLDPDDVRAAASEETAAIVVNTPNNPTGAVYPAETMRELIAIAETYDAVLISDEVYDHYDLSGTFASALETDSAHRVVTNAFSKSMAITGARVGYAIFPPKLVANAKSRHMLVNVATTRPGQFAVLRALRETGPDYYERNRERLRERVATFTDALEAAGAEYTTPRGSFYVMARFEDYPGTLANVERLIDEAGVAGMPGEAFGESRTEWLRFALVTPRVEEAAERLAAYFE, from the coding sequence ATGAACTACGAGACGCCGCTGTTCTTCCGCGTGATGGAATACGCGGACGCCGCGGAGCGCGACGTCATCGACATGGTGAGCGGGAACCCCGACTGGGAGCCCCCCGAGGCGCTCCGGGAAGGGCTTCGGGAGTACGCCGACCTCGAGCCGGACCGGTTTCAGTACCCGCCCAGTGAGGGGCTTCTCGAGTTGCGCGAGGAGATCGCCGCCCGCCGCGGCGTCGACGTCGACCAGATCGTCGTCACGAACGGTGCAGGCGAGGCGAACTACCTCGCGATGGCGCGGGCCCTCGAGCGCGAGCGCGGGAGCGAGATCCTGCTGACTGACCCCGTCTACCCCTACTACCCGGGAAAGACGACGATGCTCGGCGGAACGCAGCGCTTCGTCGCGGCGGACGATGAGGGGCAACTGGATCCTGACGACGTCCGCGCGGCCGCGAGCGAGGAGACGGCGGCGATCGTGGTCAATACGCCGAACAACCCGACCGGTGCTGTCTATCCCGCGGAGACGATGCGGGAGCTGATCGCCATCGCCGAGACGTACGACGCGGTCCTGATCAGCGACGAGGTGTACGACCACTACGACCTCTCGGGGACGTTCGCGAGCGCGCTCGAGACCGATTCGGCCCACCGGGTCGTCACCAACGCGTTTTCGAAGTCGATGGCGATCACCGGAGCCCGGGTCGGCTACGCGATCTTCCCGCCGAAACTCGTCGCGAACGCGAAGAGCCGACACATGCTGGTCAACGTCGCCACCACCCGGCCCGGCCAGTTCGCGGTCCTGCGGGCGCTGCGCGAGACGGGACCGGACTACTACGAGCGCAACCGAGAGCGGCTCCGGGAGCGCGTCGCGACGTTCACCGACGCGCTCGAGGCCGCGGGCGCGGAGTACACCACACCAAGGGGATCGTTCTACGTGATGGCCCGCTTCGAGGACTATCCGGGCACGCTCGCGAACGTCGAGCGACTGATTGACGAGGCCGGCGTGGCCGGCATGCCCGGCGAGGCCTTCGGCGAGTCGCGGACGGAGTGGCTGCGATTCGCGCTCGTCACGCCGCGCGTCGAGGAGGCGGCTGAGCGGTTAGCGGCGTACTTCGAGTGA
- a CDS encoding nuclear transport factor 2 family protein has product MGVLNDSPGEVVEKFYQAANDGDRATVNDLLHSDSPSGEISEEEMSNLEDTEMTVEETEVVDETDSIAEVRTEITMEQDGESTTNEMTIELRTEDGDWKIYE; this is encoded by the coding sequence ATGGGCGTTCTCAACGATAGCCCAGGCGAAGTGGTCGAGAAGTTCTATCAGGCAGCGAACGACGGGGACAGAGCGACTGTCAACGATCTTCTTCACTCCGACTCACCATCCGGCGAGATTTCGGAAGAGGAGATGTCCAATCTCGAGGACACGGAAATGACGGTCGAGGAGACTGAAGTCGTCGATGAAACGGACAGCATTGCCGAGGTCCGGACCGAGATAACGATGGAACAGGACGGCGAATCGACGACCAACGAGATGACGATCGAGCTCAGAACGGAAGACGGCGACTGGAAAATCTACGAGTGA